From the genome of Candidatus Electrothrix communis, one region includes:
- a CDS encoding diguanylate cyclase gives MYSRQATGQRKILSFLAAAAPLFWTAALTGLLLWAVTKEKRQILNYARMEARANFNKDIALRNWVARRGGVYVPVSGDTPPNPYLEHVLERDIETPSGRKLTLMNPAYMLRETMQEFSELYGVKGRITSLNVLNPINTPDAWEVKALQQFERGVKEVSEVSSINGRAYLRYMQAFYAREPCLKCHIGQGYTVGDVRGGMGVSVPLEPYTKLKNSTIRVLMYSYGILWLVGLFGIFLVDRIVMKQISQRRQTEKALRDQASELERLNNLLAHQAMYDGLTHVHNRRAFDRQLREEWERWRREQTVFSLLIADIDFFKKYNDTYGHLDGDICLRKIAQALQKTAARHNDFTARYGGEEFVIILPGTDIEQAVKVAEHARQTVEKMAMPHSASDCAEMVTLSVGVATAGQIVVPGSCDDLVRLADQALYEAKRSGRNRTVRFSR, from the coding sequence ATGTATTCCAGACAGGCAACAGGGCAGCGCAAAATACTCAGTTTTCTTGCTGCGGCCGCCCCCCTGTTCTGGACTGCCGCCTTGACCGGCCTGCTGCTCTGGGCGGTTACAAAGGAGAAACGTCAGATTCTCAATTATGCGAGAATGGAGGCCAGGGCCAATTTCAACAAAGATATTGCCCTGCGGAACTGGGTCGCCAGAAGAGGAGGTGTGTATGTCCCGGTTTCCGGGGATACGCCACCCAATCCCTATCTGGAGCACGTTCTTGAGAGAGACATCGAAACCCCTTCCGGCAGGAAGCTTACTCTGATGAATCCGGCCTATATGCTGAGGGAGACCATGCAGGAATTCTCTGAGCTATACGGTGTGAAAGGGCGGATCACCAGCCTTAACGTTTTGAATCCGATCAATACTCCTGATGCCTGGGAGGTCAAGGCCTTGCAGCAGTTCGAGCGGGGCGTGAAGGAAGTCTCTGAAGTTTCTTCTATTAACGGCAGGGCCTATCTCCGTTATATGCAGGCCTTCTATGCCAGGGAGCCGTGCCTGAAGTGCCATATTGGTCAAGGATACACTGTGGGCGATGTCCGGGGTGGTATGGGCGTTTCTGTCCCTCTGGAGCCGTATACCAAGTTAAAGAACTCTACAATCCGGGTGCTGATGTATTCTTACGGCATCCTGTGGTTGGTCGGACTGTTCGGTATCTTTCTTGTCGATCGTATTGTCATGAAGCAGATCAGCCAGCGACGGCAGACAGAAAAAGCTCTGCGTGACCAGGCCAGCGAACTGGAACGACTGAATAATTTACTCGCTCACCAGGCCATGTATGACGGCTTGACCCACGTCCACAACCGCCGTGCCTTTGATCGGCAACTCCGAGAGGAGTGGGAACGCTGGCGCAGAGAGCAGACGGTTTTTTCTCTGCTGATTGCAGATATTGATTTCTTTAAAAAGTACAATGACACCTATGGTCACCTGGACGGTGATATCTGCCTGCGGAAGATAGCCCAGGCCTTGCAGAAGACGGCAGCGAGGCATAATGATTTTACAGCCCGGTACGGCGGTGAAGAGTTTGTCATTATCCTGCCGGGCACTGACATAGAGCAGGCTGTGAAAGTGGCAGAACACGCTCGTCAGACTGTAGAAAAGATGGCTATGCCGCACAGCGCCTCGGATTGTGCAGAGATGGTTACGCTGTCTGTTGGTGTAGCGACAGCTGGCCAGATAGTGGTTCCGGGTAGCTGTGATGATTTAGTTAGGCTGGCGGACCAGGCTCTCTACGAGGCAAAGAGGAGCGGGCGGAACCGGACCGTACGATTTAGCCGTTAG
- the cbiE gene encoding precorrin-6y C5,15-methyltransferase (decarboxylating) subunit CbiE, whose protein sequence is MSEVFIFGVSGEELPKEQLRTIASCSAVVVSSRHQVLLKGMEIHRIPIAPVEEMVFELAVALNQGDVAILASGDPLFFGIGRTLLERFGPERVHIYPALSAVQLACTRFKLPWDDLPLISLHGRSPGDIVGKILNKPKVMLFTDHHYTPDRIAQELLAVLEEHHDTARIKSIRIRIAENLGLKDERLCSGTLADVAKQEFSPLNMMLIEQRQAEGKENEAAEASDAGCVFGLQEDEIAHSRGLITKDEIRAVILHRLRLPRTGVFWDVGGGSGSVSVEAARLCPDLTIYIIEQKEEGHKNIRANILRYNLYNIKLICGLAPEAFADLPDPDRVFIGGSKGLLAEIIPYCAKRLTGTGRMVASAVLKNTAEQAPLLMTANGLDVDSRTVAVTREEIRYTNYGEPGILLNPITIITGRK, encoded by the coding sequence ATGTCTGAAGTTTTCATATTCGGTGTCAGCGGTGAAGAGCTGCCCAAGGAGCAGCTGCGAACGATTGCCTCATGCAGTGCTGTGGTGGTGTCATCGCGGCATCAGGTTTTGCTCAAAGGGATGGAGATCCATCGGATTCCCATTGCCCCAGTGGAAGAGATGGTGTTTGAACTGGCCGTGGCCCTGAACCAAGGTGATGTCGCCATTCTGGCCTCTGGTGACCCGCTTTTTTTCGGCATTGGTCGCACCTTGTTGGAACGTTTCGGTCCTGAACGGGTTCATATTTATCCGGCCCTGTCTGCAGTCCAGCTGGCCTGCACTCGTTTCAAACTGCCCTGGGACGACCTGCCCCTGATCAGCCTGCACGGTCGTTCCCCTGGCGATATCGTCGGGAAAATCCTAAATAAGCCCAAGGTGATGCTCTTTACTGACCATCACTACACCCCGGACCGTATTGCCCAAGAGCTGCTTGCGGTTTTGGAGGAGCATCATGACACTGCCCGGATAAAGAGCATCCGGATACGGATCGCAGAGAATCTCGGGCTCAAGGATGAGCGCCTGTGCAGCGGCACCTTGGCAGACGTTGCCAAGCAGGAATTTTCCCCGCTCAATATGATGCTGATTGAACAGAGGCAGGCGGAGGGTAAAGAGAATGAGGCGGCTGAAGCTTCCGACGCCGGATGTGTTTTTGGGCTTCAGGAAGACGAGATTGCCCATTCACGGGGCCTGATCACCAAGGATGAGATTCGCGCTGTGATCCTCCATCGTCTGCGTTTGCCCAGGACCGGTGTTTTCTGGGATGTGGGAGGAGGCTCCGGCTCTGTTTCTGTCGAGGCGGCACGCCTTTGCCCGGATCTGACCATCTATATTATTGAGCAGAAAGAAGAAGGGCATAAGAATATCCGGGCCAATATTCTTCGTTATAACCTTTATAATATTAAGCTGATCTGCGGGCTGGCTCCTGAAGCCTTTGCTGACCTGCCTGATCCTGATCGGGTTTTTATAGGCGGCAGTAAGGGGTTGTTAGCAGAGATTATTCCTTACTGTGCTAAGCGCTTGACCGGCACGGGCAGAATGGTGGCCAGTGCAGTGCTGAAAAATACAGCAGAGCAGGCCCCCTTGCTGATGACCGCCAATGGCCTGGACGTGGATTCGCGCACCGTGGCTGTCACCCGTGAAGAAATACGTTATACCAATTATGGGGAGCCGGGCATTCTGCTGAACCCCATCACCATAATAACCGGAAGAAAATGA
- a CDS encoding CHAD domain-containing protein — protein MKTLAQLSRQLPDPSALQELADQLEKKYTVQDAPQQPTILTFYDSFDWRLYSENLLCFQQNNRLYLTDLVGRERVPSLPISGERLGFFQLLPNSALKRKLAPVLEMRILLLQSSFSQTTRQLRILNKDKKTVATILLTELIPENNEPLCSVQLHEVRGYEKWFQRLERDLEKFGTPQPCTREQDLKTALATKGRTPLDYSSKFSVTLKPDMDALTATKTIYRDLLAIMRKNEQGILDDLDSEFLHDFRVAIRRTRSGLDMIKNVLEPKISTRFKEEFRFLGKITGPMRDLDVYLLMEDDYKVRLPDHLQKGLSYFFTDLVKQWKDEQQKLAQALQSSRYRTIIKDWEKYLDHKETVPRKKKQGKAQQSVTIGTMANSIIQKRFERVLRDGQAIDSNSPDESLHRLRIQGKKLRYCLEFFSSLYSKNEVKLLIKQLKLLQNNLGLFNDLSVQQDMLNNYLAGLEPGSSKVKKMGAAIGGLLTNLYHEQQHVRTEFEAAFNQFSSQENVALYRSLFAAEQKTDK, from the coding sequence ATGAAAACTCTTGCCCAACTTTCCAGGCAACTTCCCGATCCTTCCGCTCTTCAGGAGCTAGCAGATCAACTGGAAAAAAAATATACTGTTCAGGACGCTCCTCAGCAGCCAACAATCCTTACTTTTTACGACAGCTTTGATTGGCGCCTCTATTCCGAAAACCTCCTCTGTTTTCAACAAAACAACAGGCTGTACCTGACTGACCTGGTCGGTCGTGAGCGTGTTCCCTCCTTACCGATCTCCGGGGAGCGCCTGGGATTTTTCCAGCTTTTGCCCAACTCAGCCCTGAAACGCAAACTCGCCCCTGTTCTGGAAATGCGTATCCTGCTTTTGCAAAGCAGCTTTTCTCAAACAACACGGCAGCTCCGCATCCTCAATAAGGATAAAAAGACCGTGGCTACGATTCTCCTCACTGAGCTTATTCCAGAAAACAATGAGCCGCTCTGTTCCGTGCAGCTGCACGAGGTACGCGGCTACGAAAAATGGTTTCAACGACTAGAGCGTGATCTGGAAAAATTCGGCACCCCCCAGCCCTGTACCAGAGAACAGGATCTGAAAACTGCGCTGGCCACCAAGGGACGTACGCCCCTGGACTACAGTTCAAAATTCTCGGTTACCCTGAAGCCGGATATGGATGCCCTGACAGCAACCAAAACCATCTACCGCGACCTTTTGGCTATTATGCGGAAAAATGAACAGGGTATTCTTGATGATCTGGACAGTGAGTTTCTTCACGATTTCCGGGTGGCGATCCGCCGAACCCGATCCGGGCTCGATATGATCAAGAACGTGCTGGAACCAAAGATCAGCACCCGTTTTAAAGAAGAGTTTCGTTTTCTCGGCAAAATCACCGGCCCGATGCGCGATCTGGATGTCTATCTGCTCATGGAGGATGATTACAAGGTAAGGTTACCGGATCATCTACAAAAGGGACTCAGTTATTTCTTCACGGATCTGGTCAAACAGTGGAAAGATGAACAGCAAAAGCTGGCTCAGGCCTTGCAATCCTCTCGTTATCGAACGATCATCAAGGACTGGGAAAAATATCTGGACCATAAAGAGACGGTGCCTCGGAAAAAAAAGCAGGGAAAAGCACAACAATCGGTGACCATCGGCACGATGGCTAACAGCATTATTCAAAAGCGCTTTGAACGTGTTCTCCGTGATGGCCAGGCCATTGATAGCAACTCACCGGACGAGAGCCTGCACCGTCTCCGCATTCAAGGAAAAAAACTCCGCTACTGCTTGGAATTTTTCAGTTCCCTGTATTCCAAAAACGAGGTGAAACTTCTGATAAAGCAGCTCAAACTTCTCCAAAATAATCTCGGATTGTTCAACGACCTTTCAGTGCAGCAGGATATGCTCAACAACTACCTTGCCGGTCTTGAACCAGGATCAAGTAAGGTAAAAAAAATGGGTGCAGCCATTGGCGGCCTGTTGACCAACCTTTATCATGAGCAACAGCACGTCCGCACCGAATTTGAAGCCGCTTTTAACCAATTTTCCTCTCAGGAGAATGTCGCGCTGTATCGAAGTCTTTTTGCAGCAGAACAGAAGACGGACAAATAA
- a CDS encoding AAA family ATPase, giving the protein MAIIAVYNIKGGVGKTATSVNLSYMSAATGNNTLLCDLDPQGSSSYYFRVKSKKKFSADHFLEGGSSLERSIRGTDYQHLDILPADFSYRNLDIALNHMKKSRKRLGRVLDPLTAEYRHVFLDCPPNITLLSENIFYAADMILIPFIPTTLSMLSFTKLLEFFKESGIDRRKLFVVFSMVEQKKKIHQEMMEHFKGRKRILNTFIPYVTDIEKMGIYRQPVPAYQPNSKAGQTYAELWREIEEELP; this is encoded by the coding sequence ATGGCAATTATTGCTGTTTACAATATTAAAGGCGGTGTCGGCAAGACCGCCACCTCTGTTAACCTCTCCTATATGTCGGCTGCGACCGGCAATAATACCCTGCTCTGTGATCTTGATCCCCAGGGATCATCCAGCTATTATTTCCGGGTGAAATCGAAAAAAAAATTCTCTGCTGATCACTTCCTAGAGGGCGGCAGCAGTCTGGAACGGAGCATTCGCGGTACAGATTACCAGCATCTGGATATTCTGCCAGCAGATTTTTCCTATCGCAATCTGGATATTGCTCTCAACCATATGAAAAAGTCGAGAAAACGCCTGGGCCGGGTTCTTGACCCGTTGACCGCTGAATACCGACATGTCTTTCTTGATTGCCCGCCCAATATCACCCTGCTTTCGGAAAATATCTTCTACGCAGCAGATATGATCCTGATCCCCTTCATCCCCACGACCCTGTCCATGCTTTCTTTTACCAAGCTTCTGGAATTTTTTAAAGAAAGTGGGATTGATCGGCGCAAGCTCTTTGTTGTCTTTTCCATGGTTGAGCAAAAAAAGAAGATCCACCAGGAAATGATGGAGCATTTCAAGGGAAGGAAGCGCATTCTCAATACCTTTATTCCCTATGTAACCGATATTGAAAAGATGGGGATATACCGCCAGCCGGTACCGGCGTATCAGCCCAACTCAAAGGCCGGACAAACCTATGCCGAGCTTTGGCGGGAGATTGAAGAAGAGCTGCCCTAG
- a CDS encoding ATP-dependent helicase, whose amino-acid sequence MEQNIFFTHPAKPESSERLEGQGAVNMEGLNPSQRKAVTHGDGPVLVIAGAGSGKTRTLVHRMAWLLDQDVPPESILLLTFTRRSAQEMLHRAARISGQSCSRVVGGTFHATANMLLRRHGHHLGFGGGFTIIDRGDAEGIVNLLRNSLGLAGAGKRFPTKRVILNLLSGAINKSFELEDLIFETQPHLVEFAQDIVKIQKEYVAFKLNNALMDYDDLLVNWQRLLGESALARTEISSQFRYILVDEYQDTNLIQAQIVRLLAHGHDNVMVVGDDAQSIYSFRGADFYNIMRFPEQFPGAEIIKLEQNYRSVQPVLALTNAIIDQAEEKYTKELFSEIEGGVKPVVYSARNEASEARFIVDKVNDLLQAGTAGKEIAVLFRSGFHSYKLEMELAAHSLEFEKRGGMKLTEAAHIKDALSFLRVLINPWDNLSWNRLLLQLDKVGPKTSQKILETVMAEDKPIKALAEYKTGAKWKEPLQRLAEALAAMDRRELTPSGVFDLVMEYYEPIFERIYHDDYPKRRRDLEQLKALIGGYGDLQSFVDDTALDPPDPAPSTVETAPEKLILSTIHSAKGLEWDAVFVIGLSEGRFPHQKTVPGGEQWEEERRLLYVAATRAKKQLFLTYPRTIMTPDRKFLNVVMSPFLREINPGLYVNENPTPTAAGGNIASYRSNTEGVVPEPPTLKKAAMQSARIEFCKGMAVRHPFFGIGKVKEIPAPRRVEVRFDRHGDKLLHLDYAKLEVMD is encoded by the coding sequence ATGGAACAGAACATATTTTTTACTCATCCGGCAAAGCCGGAGAGCTCGGAAAGGCTGGAAGGGCAGGGTGCCGTGAACATGGAAGGCCTAAATCCTTCCCAGCGCAAGGCGGTCACCCATGGGGACGGACCGGTGCTGGTGATTGCCGGAGCAGGCAGTGGCAAGACCCGAACCCTGGTGCATCGCATGGCCTGGCTGCTGGACCAGGACGTGCCCCCGGAATCCATTCTCCTGCTGACTTTTACTCGCCGATCAGCCCAGGAAATGCTTCATCGGGCTGCCCGTATATCGGGCCAATCCTGCAGCCGGGTTGTGGGCGGCACTTTTCATGCTACCGCCAATATGCTGTTGCGCAGACATGGGCACCATCTGGGCTTTGGTGGTGGATTCACCATTATTGACCGGGGCGATGCCGAGGGGATTGTCAACCTGCTCCGCAACTCCCTTGGCCTTGCCGGGGCTGGCAAGCGCTTTCCCACCAAGCGGGTTATTCTTAATCTTCTTTCCGGGGCAATTAATAAGTCCTTTGAGCTGGAAGATCTGATCTTTGAGACCCAACCCCATCTTGTCGAGTTTGCTCAGGATATCGTTAAAATACAGAAAGAATACGTTGCGTTTAAGCTGAATAACGCCCTGATGGATTATGATGATCTGCTAGTTAATTGGCAGCGTCTACTCGGTGAATCAGCTCTGGCCCGCACCGAAATCTCCTCCCAGTTCCGTTACATCCTGGTGGATGAATACCAGGACACCAACCTGATACAGGCCCAGATCGTCCGGCTGCTGGCTCATGGCCATGATAACGTGATGGTGGTTGGTGATGATGCCCAGTCCATCTACAGTTTTCGTGGTGCGGATTTTTATAATATCATGCGTTTTCCTGAGCAGTTTCCTGGTGCCGAGATCATCAAGCTGGAGCAGAATTACCGCTCGGTCCAGCCTGTCTTGGCCCTGACCAATGCCATTATTGACCAGGCTGAGGAAAAATATACCAAGGAGCTGTTCAGTGAAATTGAGGGCGGGGTCAAGCCGGTTGTTTACTCTGCCCGCAACGAGGCCAGCGAGGCCCGCTTCATTGTGGATAAGGTCAATGATTTGCTGCAAGCAGGCACGGCTGGCAAGGAGATAGCGGTCCTGTTTCGCTCCGGCTTTCATTCCTATAAGCTAGAAATGGAGCTGGCCGCCCATTCGTTGGAGTTTGAAAAGCGTGGCGGGATGAAGCTCACCGAGGCTGCCCATATCAAGGATGCGCTCTCCTTTTTGCGGGTGCTGATTAATCCCTGGGATAATCTCTCCTGGAACCGACTTCTCCTGCAATTGGACAAGGTCGGCCCCAAGACGTCCCAAAAGATTCTTGAGACGGTCATGGCCGAGGATAAGCCGATTAAAGCCCTAGCTGAATATAAGACCGGTGCCAAGTGGAAGGAGCCCCTTCAGCGCTTGGCCGAGGCCCTGGCTGCTATGGATCGCCGTGAACTGACCCCATCAGGTGTTTTTGATCTGGTCATGGAGTATTATGAGCCCATCTTTGAGCGGATTTATCATGATGATTACCCGAAACGGCGGCGTGATCTTGAGCAGCTCAAGGCCCTGATCGGTGGCTACGGCGATCTTCAGTCCTTTGTTGATGATACGGCCCTGGATCCGCCTGATCCTGCGCCCAGCACCGTGGAAACAGCACCGGAGAAATTGATCCTTTCCACCATCCACTCGGCCAAGGGCCTGGAATGGGATGCGGTCTTTGTTATTGGATTATCTGAGGGGCGGTTTCCCCATCAAAAAACCGTGCCCGGCGGCGAGCAATGGGAAGAGGAGCGGCGGCTGCTCTATGTGGCAGCAACTAGAGCTAAGAAGCAGCTCTTTCTCACTTATCCCAGGACCATCATGACCCCGGATCGGAAATTCCTTAATGTGGTTATGTCGCCCTTTCTTCGGGAGATCAATCCGGGCTTGTATGTCAATGAAAATCCCACCCCTACTGCAGCAGGGGGAAACATTGCCTCGTATCGCAGCAATACAGAGGGCGTTGTTCCAGAACCACCCACTCTAAAAAAAGCAGCCATGCAATCTGCTCGTATCGAATTCTGTAAGGGTATGGCTGTGCGTCATCCTTTTTTTGGGATTGGCAAGGTCAAAGAGATTCCTGCTCCTCGCCGGGTTGAGGTTCGCTTTGACCGGCACGGGGATAAGCTCCTTCATCTGGATTATGCCAAGCTGGAAGTGATGGATTGA
- a CDS encoding pancreas/duodenum homeobox protein 1, giving the protein MHLRLNFSQDLYKSTGTLHGLGLRNRQTALPGAATRLRCLRTSPTAKRSEEKAMNSMNDVFTDEALQELFPSQRANDFFEALFGDADEGAYDISLSFQGYNEQSKTLHFNLDLHERPGCCLACNLTSGLPDVFSRHKVINIEGLVTDVEKKLDGKAKCGAWKLGRTQQPEKSLHSIPLQIDLA; this is encoded by the coding sequence TTGCATCTCAGATTAAATTTCTCCCAAGATCTCTATAAATCGACAGGTACATTGCACGGGCTTGGCCTGCGGAATCGGCAGACTGCTCTGCCCGGTGCGGCTACCCGGCTGCGCTGCCTGCGAACTTCCCCAACAGCAAAAAGAAGCGAAGAAAAAGCTATGAATTCCATGAATGATGTGTTTACAGATGAAGCGTTGCAGGAACTTTTCCCGTCACAGCGTGCGAATGATTTTTTCGAGGCACTGTTCGGTGATGCGGACGAAGGTGCTTATGATATATCCCTAAGCTTTCAGGGATATAACGAGCAAAGCAAGACTCTGCATTTCAATCTGGACCTGCACGAGCGACCGGGTTGCTGTCTGGCCTGTAATCTGACCAGCGGTCTGCCGGATGTCTTTTCCCGCCATAAAGTGATCAATATTGAAGGACTGGTCACGGATGTGGAAAAAAAGCTGGACGGCAAGGCCAAATGCGGGGCCTGGAAACTGGGCAGGACCCAACAGCCAGAAAAAAGCCTGCACAGCATTCCCTTACAGATTGATCTGGCCTGA
- a CDS encoding MipA/OmpV family protein — protein MPRKGDVMISRRLSLHLLFILFFFTSSDASNAVAQPRGAVPTFSLGTGAVFSTSLYQGADNNVIAIPLIMFSGEQFFIRGTGAGVHVYQDERLSVDLLGKYRFEAYEEGDSALLIGMKDRDSTVETGLAAQWRFEQATLSCQVFTDLLNKHGGQEINLRIKKPFRWRMLFVTPYLGISLQSDAFSNYYYGVDTSEAIAGRPEYDLGWTANWQAGLALRIGLTQNIMISTLFGLELLDQEITDSPIVDQDALLFGLIGIVFGL, from the coding sequence ATGCCACGCAAAGGAGACGTCATGATCAGCAGACGATTATCCCTGCACCTTCTTTTCATCCTCTTCTTTTTCACATCCTCTGATGCAAGCAATGCTGTCGCACAGCCAAGAGGAGCAGTCCCAACCTTTTCCCTGGGAACAGGAGCCGTTTTTTCAACATCCCTCTACCAAGGGGCAGACAACAATGTCATCGCGATTCCGCTGATCATGTTTTCTGGAGAACAATTTTTCATCAGAGGAACTGGGGCAGGAGTGCATGTTTATCAGGATGAACGTCTCTCGGTTGACCTGCTGGGGAAATATCGTTTTGAGGCCTATGAGGAAGGAGACAGCGCATTATTGATTGGGATGAAGGATAGGGACAGCACCGTAGAAACAGGTTTGGCAGCCCAGTGGCGCTTTGAGCAGGCTACCCTCTCCTGCCAAGTTTTTACGGACCTGCTCAATAAACACGGCGGGCAAGAGATCAATCTTAGAATCAAGAAACCCTTTCGCTGGCGCATGCTCTTTGTTACGCCGTATCTTGGAATTTCCCTACAGAGTGATGCCTTTTCAAATTATTATTATGGGGTTGACACCTCAGAGGCCATTGCCGGGCGGCCGGAATACGATCTTGGCTGGACCGCCAATTGGCAGGCAGGGCTTGCGCTTCGGATCGGCCTGACCCAAAACATCATGATCAGCACCCTGTTCGGTCTGGAGCTCCTTGATCAAGAGATTACTGATAGCCCCATCGTTGATCAGGATGCGCTGCTCTTCGGCTTGATCGGGATTGTCTTTGGGCTTTAG
- a CDS encoding GNAT family N-acetyltransferase, with protein sequence MIDLAIESGIYSRFKLDENIDEIKFNDLYKKWIVNSVKKEIAAGVLIYEIDNKLAGLITFDKSHGVGKIGIIAVDKCYRRRSVGSFLLTAAEYYLYEAGCDKITIATQDCNKAACQLYEKNGYHIDGAEYVYHIWL encoded by the coding sequence ATGATTGATTTGGCAATTGAGAGCGGTATCTATTCGCGTTTTAAATTAGATGAAAATATTGATGAAATTAAATTTAATGATTTATATAAAAAATGGATTGTTAATTCAGTAAAAAAGGAGATCGCAGCAGGAGTTTTGATATATGAGATCGATAATAAACTAGCCGGACTGATAACCTTTGATAAATCTCACGGAGTTGGGAAAATAGGGATTATTGCCGTTGATAAATGTTATAGAAGGCGAAGTGTCGGGTCTTTCTTGTTAACTGCCGCTGAATATTATTTATATGAAGCTGGGTGCGATAAAATAACAATTGCGACACAGGACTGCAATAAGGCCGCTTGTCAGTTGTATGAAAAAAATGGTTACCATATTGATGGGGCAGAGTACGTTTACCATATCTGGCTTTAA
- a CDS encoding glycosyltransferase family 2 protein, whose protein sequence is MKMTSISIVIPVYKCSHSIYELTARLTASVSCITDDFEIIYVNDASPENDWEKIVFLSEKDMRIKGLNLSRNFGQHYAITAGLARSQGDWIVIMDGDLQDRPEEIINLYSKVQEGFDIVFAQRIDRKDTFVKRTGSFVFYKIFSYFTDTQQDPSVANFGIYRRAVINAVLLMHDNVKFLPTMLHWVGFNKTMLPVQHERRSLGKSSYSLKKLFSLAFDNLIAFSNKPLRLVVKFGFVIVLLSLLLALYFLLKYFKGDVSVLGYSSVIISIWFLSGVIIMTLGIVGIYIGKIYEKVKERPSYIVKEEVNV, encoded by the coding sequence ATGAAAATGACAAGTATATCTATTGTGATTCCTGTATATAAATGTAGTCATTCAATATATGAGCTTACTGCAAGATTGACAGCTTCAGTCAGCTGTATAACAGATGATTTTGAAATCATCTATGTGAACGACGCGAGTCCTGAGAACGATTGGGAAAAGATAGTTTTTCTCTCGGAAAAGGATATGAGGATTAAAGGTCTGAATTTGAGCAGAAATTTTGGCCAGCATTACGCGATAACGGCAGGGCTTGCAAGGAGTCAAGGGGACTGGATTGTAATCATGGATGGTGATTTGCAAGACCGACCTGAAGAAATTATTAATCTTTATAGTAAAGTACAGGAGGGGTTTGATATTGTTTTTGCTCAACGTATCGACAGGAAAGATACTTTTGTAAAGCGAACCGGTTCATTTGTTTTTTACAAGATTTTTAGCTATTTTACAGATACTCAGCAAGATCCTTCTGTTGCAAATTTCGGTATCTATAGACGAGCTGTTATTAATGCGGTTTTATTGATGCATGACAATGTAAAATTTCTTCCGACAATGTTGCACTGGGTAGGTTTCAATAAAACAATGCTGCCTGTCCAACATGAGAGGCGTAGTCTGGGAAAATCGTCATATAGTCTGAAAAAACTTTTCAGCCTGGCATTTGATAATTTAATAGCTTTCTCCAATAAGCCGCTGAGACTTGTTGTAAAGTTTGGATTTGTAATCGTATTATTATCTCTGCTTCTTGCTCTTTATTTTCTTCTTAAATATTTTAAGGGGGATGTGTCTGTTTTGGGGTATTCAAGTGTCATTATATCGATATGGTTCCTTTCCGGAGTCATAATAATGACGCTTGGTATTGTTGGAATATATATAGGTAAAATATATGAAAAAGTAAAAGAAAGACCAAGTTACATTGTAAAGGAGGAGGTGAATGTATGA
- a CDS encoding class I SAM-dependent methyltransferase gives MARPIPRELLSCPSCRTEQLSFPDEKTILCQQCGKQYSIQNGNKYFFVTPSESGTSFIERIKETVKKYPGVYRLLVLFISPVCQTDYFKQKKIVKRLLQENKHAIILNLGSGSTDISADVSNVDMFPYVNVDSVCDISRLPFKDNSVDMILNIAVLEHVSEPDKVVSEIYRVLKPGGILYCVFPFIQGFHAAPYDFTRMTEPGLRGLLAHFDTQEISSAGGPTSALLWIFEEWLAIALSFGIVPLYNILHLLIMFLCWPFKFLDFLLVKHPKAKNIASSFVYIGRKPIKDVK, from the coding sequence ATGGCTAGACCAATACCAAGAGAGTTGCTGAGTTGTCCTTCATGCCGAACAGAACAGCTTTCATTTCCTGACGAGAAGACGATTCTTTGTCAACAATGTGGTAAGCAGTATAGTATTCAAAACGGTAACAAATATTTTTTTGTTACGCCATCAGAAAGTGGTACCTCGTTTATTGAAAGGATAAAGGAAACCGTTAAAAAGTATCCAGGAGTATACAGGCTACTTGTTCTTTTTATCAGTCCTGTTTGTCAAACTGACTATTTTAAACAGAAGAAGATAGTTAAGAGACTTTTGCAGGAAAACAAACATGCCATTATCCTAAATCTAGGAAGCGGCTCGACAGATATCTCCGCAGATGTCTCTAATGTTGATATGTTTCCATATGTAAACGTGGATTCAGTTTGTGATATTAGCAGGCTGCCTTTTAAGGATAACTCTGTTGATATGATACTGAATATAGCCGTGCTAGAGCATGTCTCTGAACCTGACAAAGTTGTAAGCGAGATATATCGAGTTTTGAAGCCTGGTGGTATTTTATACTGCGTTTTTCCCTTTATACAGGGGTTTCATGCAGCACCTTACGATTTTACCCGGATGACGGAGCCAGGTCTTCGTGGCTTATTAGCTCATTTTGATACGCAAGAAATTTCTTCAGCAGGCGGTCCCACCTCGGCACTCCTGTGGATTTTTGAAGAATGGTTGGCTATAGCCCTTTCCTTTGGAATCGTCCCCCTATATAATATACTTCACTTGCTCATAATGTTCCTTTGCTGGCCATTTAAGTTTCTTGATTTTCTTCTGGTAAAACATCCAAAGGCAAAAAATATCGCCTCAAGCTTTGTTTATATTGGTAGGAAACCGATAAAGGATGTCAAGTAG